The Anaerolineales bacterium genome includes a region encoding these proteins:
- a CDS encoding transposase — protein sequence MTYQPDCTIPEDVQVKLIEQGLEFIPKLIRILIDNAMLAERQQYLQAEPYQRTPERRGQANGFKQKTVFTRLGAI from the coding sequence ATGACCTACCAACCCGATTGTACAATACCCGAGGACGTGCAGGTAAAACTGATCGAGCAAGGGCTGGAATTCATTCCGAAGCTGATCCGGATCCTGATCGACAACGCTATGCTAGCGGAACGACAGCAGTACTTGCAGGCGGAACCTTACCAACGAACACCAGAGCGCCGCGGCCAGGCCAACGGCTTCAAGCAGAAAACCGTTTTTACTCGGCTCGGAGCCATT